The following are from one region of the Bacillus methanolicus MGA3 genome:
- a CDS encoding DUF3388 domain-containing protein: MKKTEWYLEYEIIKNRPGLLGDISSLLGMLSINIVTINGVHEGRRGLLILAKDKEQIERLESILNTMDTIRVIKLREPKLRDRLAVRHGRYIQRDADDKKTFRFVRDEIGLLVDFMAELFKQEGHKLIGIRGMPRVGKTESVVASSVSANKRWLFVSSTLLKQTVRNQLIEDEYNENNIFIIDGIVSTRRASERHWQLVREIMQLPAVKVIEHPDIFVQNTEFSLDDFDYIIELRNDPDEEITYDIVEKNHMFSDSDFEGFNF; encoded by the coding sequence ATGAAAAAAACGGAATGGTATTTGGAATATGAGATCATAAAAAACCGTCCTGGTCTGCTCGGTGACATTTCATCCTTATTAGGTATGCTCTCAATCAATATTGTCACGATTAATGGGGTCCATGAAGGGCGCCGCGGGCTCCTTATTTTAGCAAAAGATAAAGAACAAATCGAACGTTTAGAGTCTATTTTAAACACAATGGATACAATAAGAGTGATAAAACTCCGTGAGCCAAAATTACGTGATCGGCTTGCTGTTCGTCACGGAAGATACATACAAAGAGATGCAGACGATAAAAAGACATTCAGGTTTGTCCGTGATGAAATTGGATTGCTCGTCGATTTTATGGCGGAATTATTTAAACAGGAAGGGCATAAGCTGATTGGAATTCGTGGGATGCCAAGGGTAGGCAAAACGGAATCGGTTGTCGCTTCAAGCGTAAGCGCCAATAAGCGCTGGTTATTTGTGTCATCGACGCTTCTAAAACAAACGGTCCGCAACCAGCTTATTGAGGACGAGTATAATGAAAATAATATATTTATTATTGATGGAATTGTTTCAACCCGGCGCGCAAGTGAGCGCCATTGGCAGCTTGTAAGGGAAATTATGCAGCTGCCTGCAGTAAAAGTAATCGAACATCCTGATATTTTCGTTCAGAATACGGAATTTTCATTGGATGATTTTGACTATATTATTGAGCTTCGAAATGATCCCGATGAAGAGATTACCTATGATATTGTTGAAAAAAATCATATGTTCTCGGATTCTGATTTCGAAGGTTTTAATTTTTAA
- a CDS encoding helix-turn-helix domain-containing protein, translating into MTELGNRLKEAREAKGLSLDQLQDLTKIQKRYLKGIEEGNYSMMPGKFYVRAFIKQYAEAVGIEPEELFEEYKNEIPATYDDELPEQLSRVQSRKRLAENTSKIFDILPKILIGVFVIGAITLIWYLLQSNARNETKEPVKEENVPARFEQSAKLEKNAEESKKTEKQKKEKTSSDESKTEVKEKTQDQQVSVVQANGRNTVYELKNADKFLLKVASTGGDTWVNILNGKGYSFFQGILSKGGTESQTVDLSKEKEAVIVIGNTANTEIYINDQKVEFAVPPSESVRQDITIRYVPKAE; encoded by the coding sequence TTGACGGAATTAGGAAATAGACTGAAAGAAGCCAGGGAAGCAAAAGGTTTAAGCCTGGATCAATTGCAAGACTTAACGAAAATTCAGAAGAGATATTTGAAAGGAATTGAAGAAGGAAATTATTCGATGATGCCCGGCAAGTTCTACGTCCGTGCTTTTATCAAACAGTATGCGGAAGCTGTCGGTATTGAACCGGAAGAACTATTTGAAGAATATAAAAATGAAATTCCTGCTACATACGATGACGAATTGCCTGAACAGCTTTCAAGAGTTCAGAGCAGGAAGAGATTAGCCGAGAACACTTCGAAAATTTTTGATATACTCCCGAAAATATTGATCGGTGTTTTTGTCATTGGTGCAATTACGCTAATTTGGTATCTCCTTCAATCAAATGCTCGAAATGAAACGAAAGAACCTGTTAAGGAAGAGAACGTACCGGCTCGTTTTGAACAATCTGCAAAACTCGAAAAAAATGCGGAAGAAAGCAAAAAGACCGAGAAACAAAAAAAGGAAAAAACAAGTTCTGATGAATCGAAGACTGAGGTAAAAGAGAAAACTCAAGATCAGCAAGTTTCAGTTGTGCAAGCAAACGGCCGAAATACGGTATATGAATTAAAAAATGCAGACAAGTTTTTGTTAAAAGTTGCTTCTACAGGTGGAGATACTTGGGTTAACATTTTAAATGGCAAAGGTTATTCATTCTTCCAGGGTATTTTATCAAAAGGCGGAACAGAAAGTCAGACTGTTGACTTATCCAAAGAAAAAGAAGCTGTGATTGTTATTGGAAACACAGCAAATACAGAGATCTATATCAACGATCAAAAAGTTGAGTTTGCTGTTCCGCCTTCTGAATCAGTGCGACAGGATATCACGATTCGGTATGTACCAAAGGCAGAATAG
- the pgsA gene encoding CDP-diacylglycerol--glycerol-3-phosphate 3-phosphatidyltransferase — MNLPNKITISRIFLIPLFLVVMLVPFQWGEMKLFGAEMPMTHFVGALIFIVASTTDWIDGYYARKYKLVTNLGKFLDPLADKLLVSAALIVLVEKGMAASWIVIIIISREFAVTGLRLVLAGEGEVVAANMLGKIKTWTQIIAISALLLHNTVFEYVKIPFDDIALWIAMFFTIWSGWDYFYKNRQVFIKSK; from the coding sequence ATTAATTTGCCGAATAAAATAACCATTTCGAGAATTTTCCTTATCCCCTTGTTTTTAGTTGTCATGCTTGTGCCATTTCAGTGGGGGGAAATGAAATTATTTGGGGCTGAAATGCCGATGACTCATTTTGTCGGTGCTTTAATTTTTATAGTTGCATCTACAACGGATTGGATCGATGGATACTATGCCCGTAAATATAAGTTGGTCACAAATCTTGGGAAATTTTTGGATCCTCTCGCCGATAAACTGCTAGTGTCAGCTGCTTTGATCGTTCTTGTTGAAAAAGGGATGGCAGCATCATGGATTGTTATCATTATTATTAGCCGTGAGTTTGCTGTGACAGGTCTTCGACTTGTTCTTGCGGGAGAAGGAGAAGTAGTCGCAGCCAATATGCTCGGTAAAATTAAGACATGGACACAAATCATTGCGATTTCAGCTTTGCTTTTACATAATACTGTTTTTGAATATGTGAAGATTCCATTTGATGACATCGCCCTTTGGATTGCAATGTTTTTCACCATTTGGTCAGGATGGGATTATTTCTACAAAAACAGACAAGTATTTATTAAATCAAAATAA
- a CDS encoding competence/damage-inducible protein A has protein sequence MNAEIIAVGSELLLGQIVNTNARFISKHLADAGINVFYHSVVGDNPGRLKSVLEVAERRSNIIIFTGGLGPTKDDLTKETIAAHIGTELVLDDDAFRWIEEFYAKTGMEMTENNRKQALVLKGSQVLKNEHGMAPGMLLDTGKRIYMLLPGPPKEMEPMFSKYALPALLSKLNMQEKLVSRVIRFFGISEALLEAKVQDIIDQQSNPTIAPLAAEWDVTLRLTAKHSSIETALQLIDETEKLILERVGEYKYGYDDTSLMKELTKVLKQNGLTISCAESLTGGLFQQELTSIPGTTDILKGGVVCYTRESKEKVLLVQKETIDKEGVVSEACASELAENAAKIFQSDIGISFTGVAGPEELEGKPAGTVFIGISIKGRPTLVKKVNLAGTRDAIRTQTVKHGCFYLLKLLSESQSA, from the coding sequence ATGAACGCGGAAATCATTGCTGTAGGCTCTGAATTGCTGCTTGGACAAATTGTAAACACGAATGCTCGTTTTATTTCGAAGCATTTGGCTGATGCCGGAATTAATGTATTTTATCATTCAGTTGTCGGAGATAATCCCGGACGATTGAAATCTGTTCTCGAAGTTGCTGAAAGACGTTCTAATATTATTATTTTCACCGGCGGGCTAGGTCCGACGAAAGATGATTTAACGAAAGAGACGATTGCTGCTCACATCGGTACAGAACTGGTCTTGGATGATGATGCTTTTCGTTGGATTGAGGAATTTTATGCAAAAACAGGGATGGAGATGACTGAGAACAATCGAAAACAAGCATTGGTTCTTAAAGGTTCGCAAGTGTTGAAAAACGAACACGGAATGGCACCGGGCATGCTGCTTGACACGGGTAAACGTATTTACATGCTTTTGCCGGGGCCTCCTAAAGAAATGGAGCCGATGTTTTCAAAATATGCGCTGCCTGCTCTATTAAGCAAATTGAACATGCAAGAAAAACTTGTATCAAGAGTCATTAGGTTTTTTGGAATTAGCGAGGCTCTGTTGGAAGCGAAAGTTCAAGATATCATTGATCAGCAAAGCAATCCGACAATTGCTCCGCTTGCTGCGGAATGGGATGTCACCCTTCGCTTAACAGCAAAACACAGTTCAATTGAAACGGCACTCCAGCTTATTGATGAAACAGAAAAATTAATCTTAGAGCGTGTTGGAGAGTATAAATACGGATATGACGATACTTCCTTGATGAAAGAACTTACGAAGGTTTTGAAACAAAATGGCCTGACGATTTCGTGTGCTGAAAGTTTAACAGGCGGGTTGTTCCAACAAGAATTAACTTCTATTCCAGGAACCACTGACATTCTAAAAGGCGGAGTTGTTTGTTATACCCGGGAGTCGAAAGAGAAAGTGCTCCTCGTTCAAAAAGAAACCATTGACAAAGAAGGGGTTGTCAGTGAAGCCTGCGCGTCTGAACTGGCAGAGAATGCTGCTAAAATCTTTCAATCTGATATTGGCATCAGCTTTACCGGAGTGGCCGGTCCGGAAGAATTAGAAGGTAAACCGGCAGGCACTGTTTTTATTGGAATTTCGATTAAGGGCCGTCCAACTCTCGTAAAAAAAGTGAATCTTGCCGGAACTCGGGATGCCATCCGCACCCAAACAGTCAAACATGGATGTTTTTACTTATTAAAATTACTTTCAGAATCACAGAGTGCTTGA
- the recA gene encoding recombinase RecA, with the protein MSDRQAALEMALKQIEKQFGKGSIMKLGEQTDRRISTVPSGSLALDAALGVGGYPRGRIIEIYGPESSGKTTVALHAIAEVQALGGQAAFIDAEHALDPIYAQKLGVDIDELLLSQPDTGEQALEIAEALVRSGAVDIIVIDSVAALVPKAEIEGEMGDSHVGLQARLMSQALRKLSGAINKSKTIAIFINQIREKVGVMFGNPETTPGGRALKFYSTIRLEVRRAEQLKQGNDMVGNKTKIKVVKNKVAPPFRTAEVDIMYGEGISKEGEIIDLGSELDIIQKSGSWYSYNDERLGQGRENAKQYLKENVELRNEIQQKIRDYFGLDEVKTVTETEEQEEFDLLD; encoded by the coding sequence GTGAGTGATCGACAAGCTGCCTTAGAAATGGCGTTAAAGCAAATAGAAAAACAGTTTGGTAAAGGCTCGATTATGAAACTTGGAGAGCAGACAGACCGAAGAATTTCAACCGTGCCAAGCGGATCGCTTGCACTTGATGCTGCGCTTGGAGTAGGCGGGTATCCGCGCGGACGGATTATCGAAATTTACGGGCCTGAGAGTTCAGGTAAAACGACAGTTGCTCTCCATGCGATTGCGGAGGTTCAGGCACTGGGCGGACAAGCTGCGTTTATTGATGCGGAGCACGCTCTTGATCCGATATATGCTCAAAAACTTGGAGTTGATATTGATGAGCTGCTTCTTTCCCAGCCGGATACAGGGGAGCAGGCATTGGAAATCGCTGAAGCGTTGGTAAGAAGCGGCGCTGTTGACATTATTGTTATTGACTCTGTTGCAGCACTTGTTCCAAAAGCGGAGATAGAAGGGGAAATGGGAGATTCTCATGTCGGGCTCCAAGCACGCCTTATGTCTCAAGCACTTCGCAAGCTGTCAGGTGCAATTAATAAATCGAAAACAATTGCAATCTTTATTAACCAAATTCGTGAGAAAGTAGGAGTTATGTTTGGAAACCCAGAAACGACTCCAGGTGGACGTGCACTAAAATTCTATTCTACGATCCGTCTGGAAGTGCGCCGTGCTGAACAATTAAAGCAAGGTAATGACATGGTCGGAAATAAAACCAAAATAAAAGTTGTAAAAAATAAGGTCGCTCCTCCATTCCGCACAGCTGAAGTTGATATTATGTACGGGGAAGGCATTTCGAAAGAGGGCGAAATCATTGACTTGGGTTCCGAATTGGATATTATCCAGAAAAGCGGTTCATGGTATTCGTACAATGATGAGCGCTTAGGCCAGGGCCGCGAAAATGCAAAACAATATTTGAAAGAAAATGTGGAACTCCGAAATGAGATTCAGCAAAAAATCAGGGATTACTTTGGCCTTGATGAAGTGAAAACAGTAACTGAAACAGAAGAACAGGAAGAATTTGACTTGTTAGATTAA